In Poecilia reticulata strain Guanapo linkage group LG11, Guppy_female_1.0+MT, whole genome shotgun sequence, the genomic stretch CTCGTTTTCACGGCGCGGCTTAAAATGGCGCCCTCACTACGCAACAAACCCTGATCTGATTGGTTCCCCGCGACTGTTTGAGGGTTTTTATTGGTTTCTGGTAGTTTATTTTGATACGGGAGGATTTAGAAGCTGCTGTGCTGCGTCTGGGAACAGCTGACACCTCACTAAGGTGGTTTAAGAGTTTCCCTGCTGTCGggtttcacattttcagctgactTTAAACTACTGTTGCTGGTTGCCAGGGTTACCATGGGTGACCAAGCGGCAGATGAAGCGGAGCagggagcagcaggaggaaggtgTCTCAGTGAAGCCCAGACACAGGTGTTGGACAGGTGTCTGCACGCGCTCAGGCACGCGAAGAATGACAGCCAGACGTTAGCGGCTCTGCTGCTGGTGAGTTTCAGCCTGCCGAGCTTAATTCAGCCGGCTGTAAAGATTAGCTTCGCGCATACATGGTGTATTACGGTAAGCGGTAGTGGAGTCCCGGCAGCCAATCGGCTGCCTTATAGACCGGAAACACTCGCAGATAAACATCCAGAGAACGGTCcttcaaaatgaaagttttgtttcatttgaatttattgctCCTTTGTTTGGTCCAATACATCATGAAGCaattattgtaaaattaaaactggTTCAAATGGCTGTAAAATGTGGCTAAAATCCATGACcagctttttaaataatgttattaATTACATTATTACAGTAAAACCTCCATCTATGTTTTAACAAAAGCTGATAACCCTGCTAACTGGACCTGGTTCTGATTCAGTTCAggcctggttctgacccggttgtGTCTCCCTCAGATAACGCGGCTGTGCCCGGCCAGCCAGCTGGACCCGGCCACCATGCGGCGGGTGTTTGAGGCGGTGGGCCCGGCCCTCCCGGCCCGGCTGCTGGTCACGGCCCTGCGGGACCCCGGGGGGGCGGGACTTCCTCCCCAGGAGCTGCTGTCTCTGGGCGCCGCCCTGCTGGCCGCCCTCAGCACCGACCCCAACATGGCCGCCCGGCCCCAGCTGCTCGCCACCGTGCCGCTGCTGCTGGGCCTGCTGGCCGACGGGCCGGGATCgcagcagcagaaccgggcCGAGGCGGGTCCGGAGGCCCGCCCCAGAGGGAGCGGCGGAGAGGGGGAGGAGagcaggaggtcagaggtcaagtcTCTGGACCAAGCCGTGGTGGCGGACTGCTTCCAGGTTCTGACGGCCGTGTTAGGGCTCCTCCGGGGCCCGGAGCGGCTCCTGGCCCGGGGCGCGGTGCCGGCCCTGTGCCGGGCCGCGGGTCAGAACCGctgccaccagagggcgctgtcGCTGCTGGGCTGCCTGCTGTCCAAAACCAGAGAGGAAGCCTGGCGCAGACACCCGGCAGAactcctctctctgctcctcaGGCTCTGCTCTGAGTTCTGCCGGGCCTCGGACCCGACCCGGCTGCAGATGTGCGCCCAGCTGGTGCGGTTCCTGCCGCCGCCAGAGGCGGCGCAGCAGAGCGCGGAGCTGAGGGAGGCGGTGGGCCGAGTGTGGGCGGCGCTGAGACCCACGCTGCAGGCCAAGCTCACGCCCAAGCAGATCgggccggttctggttctgagcgCCTGCTTACTGGACCTGTACGGCTGGGAGTCGGTGGGtccggcccggttctgctgcCTGCTGGTGAACCGGGCCTGCGTGGAGGTCCGGATGGGCCTGGAAGAACCGCCTGGGAACGATCCGAGTCCAGAGCTGCAGAACACGCTGACAGGTAGTGTCCGGTTCTACCGGGTCCGACTGTCctctggtccagaaccagaactcggTGTAAAGGGTCGTTAAGTTCTGGTTCAACGGATGTAAAATAAATCCTAtaaatagagaaataaatactttaataaagaACCGACTGTTGGTTCTATTTTTACATGTCAATGAGTTTCTGACATCAGATGATGAGTCGGTTCGGTTCGGGTCGgttcgggtcgggtcgggtctggaacagtgtttgtgttttagtggATTAGTTTGTATAAACATCAGATGTTCCCTGAATCACACAGCAGTTCCAGAGTCTGAGTTGGAAACTCGGATATTATATCTAGAAAAAACGCATTTCaaaaattactaatttattaattattaattaattactaaattaatctAATTGTCTGAAAAAAGTGTAGaaataatatggaaaaaaagtttcaaatttgtttagatgaaatttgaaggaaaaagtcagaaaatacaaaatctaaGTAAAAAGGATCagaattagattaaaaatataaaatctgaaaagagttaaagtatttaaaaacatcataaatttAGATTCACGTATTGCAGACACATTGGGACTAATTTCTCTCCGTAGATTCTGGTCCCAGTGGagctcatttcttcttcttctcctccctgCAGGATGCTACCGCATCATGGAGGCGGCCATGGAGCAGGCCTGCACCGCCGGCGACGCGGCGCCGCCTCACCGCTCCGCTCTGAGCGCGCTCAGTCTGCAGCAGAGCCGccaggttctggaggttctgcagGAGGCCTTCTCCGCCGTCATCTTCTACCTGCAGCAGGTGGGCAACTGGACCCGTCTCCTCCTGCGGGGGGCGCTGCAGAGCGTGACGCGTCTCCTCTCCCTCAGGTGGCGCCTGACCGCTTCTCCGACCCGTTTGTGCTGGCGACGTTCCGGGCGCTCTGCGCCTGGCTGGCCGAGGAGACTTCCTGTCTGAAAGAGGAAGTGACCGCGCTGCTGCCCTTCCTGATTGGCTACGCCCGGCGCCACCTGCAGGAGGGAGCTGCCGAGCCGAGCCTCTCTGATTGGACGGCCCGACTGTCTGTCAGCGAGGGGGGCGGGGCTTGGACGGGCACCGGGGCTCTCAGGTAAACCCAGAACCTGCTGCAAGAGCGGGTTCCGCTGTGGCACAGGCCCCACCCCCTTCTGAtggaggctccgccccctctgCAGGTACCTGCTGCCCGCCCTGTGCCACCTGTCGGCTGAGGACGCCCCCAGGAAGGTGCTGCTCAGCGTGGATGCCCCGGCGCTGCTGGTGGACTTCCTGGTCCGGACCTGGACCGACctgagggggcggagccagacGGCGCTTCCCAGAGACCCCAGCATGGAGACGGCGTGCTCCGCCCTCCTGAACGTGACGGTGACGGAGCCGGACAGAGTCAGGTagctgcaggttctggttctggttcctggtgtttggttctggttctgattccaTCGGTCCGTTTCCAGGAAGGATCCATGTTTCAGAACCCTGGAGGCCCACCTGAGTGaagcacttcctgttctgatgaataagccccgcctcctggtcCTAGCAGCCAATTACTGCACTCTGGGGCTGATGATTGGCCGGTTAAAGGCTCCAACTGGAGGTCAGAGTTCATTTCCAATCCTCCAGCTGATCATTTCCAGCTTCCCATAAGTTACATTTTccataaaagtttgttttgtaaataaagttaaactgtgttgaagttttggttattaaCTATTAAGACTTTTCCAAGTTGTTTctaattatttatattcacGCTCTTATTTTGAATTAAGTGAATCCATTTCCTGCTGGagtctttaaaatcttttagcACATTGTATGTTATGTAgatgtagcgctttagcattagcttcagctaTGCTGCTATAGCGTTAGCAGAACTAAAGTTTATGATTAGCGCTCTGTGGTTAGCGTAGCTAACTTTTAAGCTGGCGTTGCCACCGGTGATTGtttgaaatcagttttcagCACTAATAGAAAGTTGTTTGACCACTTTTTGAAGCCGGTGGTTGGACCGGGCCTGAAGCGAATCAGAACCTCCTGCTGCGGTGAACCGGACCTCCtatttgtctgtctgtccgtcctGCTAACTGTCCCTTGTCTTCAGGTCCGGTGGATTCGGGCCAGAGACGTTTCTTCTCTGTAACCCTGCGGTTCCTGCGCGGTGCCCTCCGccccggttccggttctggtccggtccaGGTGAGCGCGGACTGGGAGGAGAGCTGGGACGAGGCGGCGGAGCTGTGGCGTCTGTCCCTGCAGGCGCTGGGCGGCTGCGTCCGGGTTCAGCCGTGGCTCTCCGGCCTGATCCGGGACGAAGGCTGGCTGCGGCACACCGTGGGCGTCCTGACGCAGAGCGGCGCCGCGCCAGAGCGCCACAGCCAGGAGGCGCTGGAGGAGGCGCTGTGCGCCGTGGCGGAGCGCTGCCCGGACTGCCGGCGGGACGTCCGGGACGCCATGAGCAGCGGCGGCGCTCTGGGCCACATGAAGAGGCTGAAGGCGGCGGTGGGACTTAAAGATTAAAGGAGGTTCTGCTGAACTGTCTGGTGTGCTCTttacctggttctggttctgatcaggttCTGGATCATGTTGTagttctttcttttgtttaataaaaatctattttattactGAAGTTTCCCGTTTCCTTCCTCTGATCCTGCAGTTCTCTCTGCCGCCAGCAGGCGGCGCACTGACtccaaacatcagttttctgcaGACCGACAGAATCCCGAATTTTCCCGTTTTCCGGATGTTTTTCTGGATTAATCCCAGAGTTCTGGaaaggttctgatccggttctgatggtataaaaacaggaaccagaacctcctttttaaaataatttattttgtaactaaAACCATAAAACCAATCAGGTGACCGGCTGGGATCAGAACCGGAACATTCTGATGGGTTTGGACCGGGTTACACTCTGGTAGTTATGTTCCTCTTAAAAACATGTGTTTAAATTATAGCTTGAtgtaaaatctgtaattttatttttcaggtttttttcttttatggtttAATATAAACAGATCATTTCGGTTCCGGTCCAGTGACGTGATTCTGACTTcctggttttaatgttttgctgctTCGCGCTCCTCCTTTTTTCATCACCTGATGATGAATGACCCGGTTCGGTTCTTTCTCCAGAAGAACCGGTCCTGCTGCAGAGCAGcttgaaagagaaaatgttgaagCTTTCAGACGAACCAGACCCAGAAGAGTTCTGGACCGGACCGAACCtttggaccggaccggaccgagTTGTGGAGAAAATGCTTCAGAAATGGGTCCAGATTCTGGAGCTGCCGAacttttctgctccagtttcaacagtttttcttcccaccggcagcagctgcttcaggaTCCATTCCGTCCAGGACCGGAACCACTGGAGAATTTATCAAATACtcaatgaaaatgatttaagaGGAAAACTGGCTTCATTTCTTAAACTTTGATCTTGTTTTTCGTTTATTTCGTTGAAACATTTGGTTTGAAACCGGAACATTTATTAATGAATCACCGGAAGTTGGACGTTATTCTCTCCTGACGCTTCAGCTTCCGGTTTagttttaaccagaaatttgctttaaaacttATGGATTTTCCTCCGAACTGGATCAGAACAAATTTCTGGTTTTCtcaatgtttgatgtttttctggagAATCCTCAGAGGTTCTACTGGACcttcagaaccggttctggtgTAAGGCAGTGGGATGGTCTCTGCTGNNNNNNNNNNNNNNNNNNNNNNNNNNNNNNNNNNNNNNNNNNNNNNNNNNNNNNNNNNNNNNNNNNNNNNNNNNNNNNNNNNNNNNNNNNNNNNNNNNNNNNNNNNNNNNNNNNNNNNNNNNNNNNNNNNTCCAGATAACTCACTCCTCTCTGCACCTTCAGCccgtctcctcctcttcctcctcctcctcttcctcactttAACCCCTGCGCTGCAGCCACGCACCGAACCGCACCGAACCGCACCGGACGGCAGGATGCTGTGGAAGTCCCGGACCAAAGCCGAGGTAACCCCCGCCGCTCTGACTGGTTCCGCTGGGTCCAGCCGGGTTCTCCGATTATTTTGGGATTTATTTGTCATCATAAAATCTGCAGGAAAAACTGgagttttattctgaaaatgtactttagagaaaatatttttacataatgtgtttattttgtgaatcGTTGCGTAAAGTCACTTAAAGTAATATTGAAGGAAGAAGCGGTTCCGTTTGGACCGGCGTGTCCCTTTAAGACCCGCCGACCCCTCCCCTCTTCCCGCCGGGAGCGCGCGCGCCCTATAAGTAGCGCGCTCATGGAGCGGCCGCTCGAGTCCGTGTGTGTTCCGTGCGCGCGTGCGTCTCCGGCAGCAGCTTCCTCTCCAGCTCGGAACCGGACAGGTGTACGGCGAGCGGCAGCGGACACTTTTCAATTGATGGAGCGCTGAGGGGCGCGGGCCACACCTGGACACACCTGAGCGTCACCGGAACCTGCGCGTGCTCAGCGAGTCTCGTCCCGGGTCTGCGGAGCGTCCAGATGTTGATCCACACATACTCAGCCATGGTGAGTCAGGGCGCGGGGCTGTGCGGGGCTGCGCGGGGCTGTGCGGGGCTGCGCGGGGCTGCGCGGGGCTGCGGCTGCGTTCAGACTCTTTCATTAAACTCCAGATTGCGCAGTTTGCGGCGGCGCTCTGCGGGGTTGGATCCAGTTTGGCTGTTAGGAGAAACTTGCGTGGATGTGACCGGAGTGACCGGGTTTGGCGTGGCCTGGTTTGGCTGCGGAGCATCGACCCGCATCGACCCGCCTGACCCAGCTGCAGAAAGCCGATGCGGCTGGATGTGTGAACGCACTTTCTGTTGCGTTTACCACGCAGGTCACCCCCGCGGCCCCCCGCAGCGGTGCATTAGCtgtcctgacctctgacctctgactccACAGGCTGCTGCTGTCACCATCACTTCAacctgaaattatttaattgacttttaaaagtgattttatgtttaaaatagttGATATTTCCAGTATTGACACGTCTTGGGTAAACGTTAGTCTGGGCTCTTGCGGGTTTTCTCATGCGGGTCTCTCCTCCAGGAGCGGGCGGACGGACTCAGCTCCTCTCCGGGCGGCCGCCTGTCGCAGCTCTCCTCCCTGAACCAGGCCGCCTACTCCGCGGCTCCACCGCTCTGCCACACGCCGGCCTCGGATTTCCAGCCGCCCTACTTCCCGCCGCCCTACCCGCAGTCCTCGCTGCCGTACTCCCAGAGCCAGGACTCGGCCTACTCGCACCTGCCGGAGCCCTACCCCTCCATCAACCCGCTGCACCAGCACCAGCAGGCGGCCTGGCACTCCCAGAGGTCGCGCTCGGAGGACGGCGGCCTGCTGTCGCAGTCGCACCGGGCGCTGAGCCTGGACCCCCGGCGGGAGTACGCCGCCGTGCCGCGGCTCCTGCACGGGCTCGGGGAGGGCGCGGCGGCGCTGGGGGACGGAGCCCTGGGGATGCACCTGGGACACCACggcctggaggagctgcaggtgaCCCGCTGCTGCCTCAAACCCGGAAACTTTGATTATTTAAGCAtcatttatttagataaaaaataaaattaactgcattttgtttttaaaaaggccCGTggcattatttttactttgctttaaaaatgtatagttaaaaaaatatatatatatttaaatgttttatcagcagttttctgtttaattttaattcagtttctgatttttattattttgtaataataatgtttattttatttcagtttcctAAAATCCTTCAGGCCCTTTAGAAAAACCATTCAGGCCTTTAAAACGgatttaaagcagatttttataTAATGCGAGATAAAAATTAGCTTcggtttaaaataacatttaaaatatttcctaacATCTTGGAATTATTATTTATCTGGACCGTAAATGTTGATCAAgtctcttgttgttttttttatttttttgtcgtaaataaaaacattttctttgggAAATCAAGTCCCGCACGCAGCTGCGGCGCTTCCCGCCGTGGCGCAGCTGAACGGCactttgtgcagtttttttgtttttggcgcAGTCGGCCTCCTGCAGCAGGTGCAGCCGCAACAGAAACACGGCGAGACGAATCGATGCCCACGCGGCTCCACGCGGCTCCACGCTCCGTGTTGACACGAAGCTCTGATTAATGACGTAAAGTCACGACGTTACTTTAATATCCTAATTAAATCTCACAAATAAATATACAGTTTTCCTTCTGATTAGTTTTGTCAAGTTGCGCAGAAATACAATTTGaatattagtttaaaaaaattaaatcactatttatattattatttttgctcaaatcaattacatttttatagtgAGGCGATCTTTGACCTCAGACAGCGTGCACGCGGGTAGATGACActaaccgtgtgtgtgtgtgtgtgtgtgtgtgtgtgtgtgtgtgtgtgtgtgtgtgtgtgtgtgtgtgtgtgtgtgtgtgtaggggatGGAGGAAGGATCCGCCCTGGGCATCCTGGACCACTCTGTCATTAAAAAAGGTAAGAGGACAGAGGACTCTTCTGCGCATGCGCGCAGCACTATAATTGTGTTCAACATGCTGGGGGGGATTTCTGTGTTTCAGGGCTCCAACACAAGTCccactaacacacacacgcgcgcacacacacgtgcacgcgcactataaataattctgttttgctttttcatttgaAGTCAAGAAGTCTAACACTGAGCTGCAGCCCAGAGGCACAGATTGTTAATGAACTGTTCATGGTCATATGAgagagagggtgtgtgtgtgtgtgtgtgtgtgtgtgtgtgtgtgtgtgtgtgtgtgtgtgtgtgtgtgtgtgtgtgtgtgNNNNNNNNNNNNNNNNNNNNNNNNNNNNNNNNNNNNNNNNNNNNNNNNNNNNNNNNNNNNNNNNNNNNNNNNNNNNNNNNNNNNNNNNNNNNNNNNNNNNNNNNNNNNNNNNNNNNNNNNNNNNNNNNNNNNNNNNNNNNNNNNNNNNNNNNNNNNNNNNNNNNNNNNNNNNNNNNNNNNNNNNNNNNNNNNNNNNNNNNNNNNNNNNNNNNNNNNNNNNNNNNNNNNNNNNNNNNNNNNNNNNNNNNGGGGTTCTGCCGATTCTGGATTCGTTGCGTTTCTGTCTCTGGTTCGGAAACGGAGCTGATAAAAACACCTGGAGGCGTTTCGTTCCCACCTGGCCGTGACGCACGGCGGGGGGCGTGGCTTAGTGG encodes the following:
- the ncdn gene encoding neurochondrin, whose product is MGDQAADEAEQGAAGGRCLSEAQTQVLDRCLHALRHAKNDSQTLAALLLITRLCPASQLDPATMRRVFEAVGPALPARLLVTALRDPGGAGLPPQELLSLGAALLAALSTDPNMAARPQLLATVPLLLGLLADGPGSQQQNRAEAGPEARPRGSGGEGEESRRSEVKSLDQAVVADCFQVLTAVLGLLRGPERLLARGAVPALCRAAGQNRCHQRALSLLGCLLSKTREEAWRRHPAELLSLLLRLCSEFCRASDPTRLQMCAQLVRFLPPPEAAQQSAELREAVGRVWAALRPTLQAKLTPKQIGPVLVLSACLLDLYGWESVGPARFCCLLVNRACVEVRMGLEEPPGNDPSPELQNTLTGCYRIMEAAMEQACTAGDAAPPHRSALSALSLQQSRQVLEVLQEAFSAVIFYLQQVAPDRFSDPFVLATFRALCAWLAEETSCLKEEVTALLPFLIGYARRHLQEGAAEPSLSDWTARLSVSEGGGAWTGTGALRYLLPALCHLSAEDAPRKVLLSVDAPALLVDFLVRTWTDLRGRSQTALPRDPSMETACSALLNVTVTEPDRVRKDPCFRTLEAHLSEALPVLMNKPRLLVLAANYCTLGLMIGRLKAPTGGPVDSGQRRFFSVTLRFLRGALRPGSGSGPVQVSADWEESWDEAAELWRLSLQALGGCVRVQPWLSGLIRDEGWLRHTVGVLTQSGAAPERHSQEALEEALCAVAERCPDCRRDVRDAMSSGGALGHMKRLKAAVGLKD